The Vallitalea longa genome includes the window AACTCCTTTACAACTAAATTAAATTGCGATATAATTATAACATAAGGAAGAGGGAAAATCTATGAAAATCAATAAAGCTTTCAAATATAGAATATATCCTAATAAGGAACAACTG containing:
- a CDS encoding helix-turn-helix domain-containing protein; this translates as MKINKAFKYRIYPNKEQL